Proteins encoded by one window of Hafnia alvei:
- the rsxB gene encoding electron transport complex subunit RsxB — translation MSSLWIAICAVGAIALVSGIVLGFAARRFKVDADPIVEQIDAILPQSQCGQCGYPGCRPYAEAVSGGSEKINRCAPGGEQMMLKIAELLAVDPQPLDGEAAQSDPVRQVALIDEENCIGCTKCIQACPVDAIVGATRAMHTVVSDLCTGCNLCVAPCPTDCITLVAVPTTTANWKWDLNTIPVRTISVNEREVEHHV, via the coding sequence ATGTCGTCGTTGTGGATTGCTATTTGTGCCGTCGGCGCTATCGCGCTGGTTTCCGGTATCGTGCTCGGCTTTGCCGCGCGCCGTTTTAAAGTTGATGCTGACCCTATCGTTGAACAGATCGACGCTATTCTGCCGCAAAGCCAATGTGGCCAATGCGGCTACCCGGGCTGTCGCCCTTACGCCGAAGCCGTTTCAGGCGGTAGCGAAAAAATTAACCGATGTGCCCCTGGTGGCGAGCAGATGATGTTGAAGATTGCCGAACTGCTCGCGGTAGATCCTCAGCCTTTAGACGGCGAAGCCGCTCAGTCGGACCCGGTACGTCAGGTGGCGCTTATTGATGAAGAGAACTGCATTGGCTGTACGAAATGCATTCAAGCCTGCCCCGTTGATGCCATCGTGGGCGCAACGCGCGCTATGCACACGGTAGTGAGCGATCTGTGCACCGGTTGTAACCTGTGCGTCGCTCCGTGCCCAACCGACTGCATCACGTTAGTGGCGGTGCCAACCACCACGGCAAACTGGAAATGGGACCTAAACACCATTCCAGTCAGAACAATTTCCGTAAATGAACGCGAAGTGGAACACCATGTTTAA
- the dtpA gene encoding dipeptide/tripeptide permease DtpA encodes MSTANNNSNKADESVSLNAFKQPRAFYLIFSIELWERFGYYGLQGIMAVYLVKMLGMTEADSITLFSSFSALVYGFVAIGGWLGDKVLGAKRVIVLGALVLAVGYALVAFSGHDITWVYAGMATIAVGNGLFKANPSSLLSTCYEKNDPRLDGAFTMYYMSINIGSFFSMLATPWLAAKYGWNVAFSLSVVGMLITLVNFMMCRRWVKNQGSKPDFESLKLHKLLMTLVGIVVLIGVSYWLLHNQIVARWALAVISLGIVLVFAKETFALHGAARRKMIVAFLLMLEAVVFFVLYSQMPTSLNFFAIHNVEHSILGIAFEPEQYQALNPFWIMVASPILAAVYNKMGDRLPMPHKFAIGMVLCSGAFLVLPWGATFANEQGIMSVNWLILSYALQSIGELMISGLGLAMVAQLVPQRLMGFIMGSWFLTTAAAALIAGKVAALTAVPSDVPDAHASLAIYSHVFMQIGIVTAVIAVLMMLTAPKLNRMTQSSDEEVAREAATA; translated from the coding sequence GTGTCAACCGCAAACAACAACAGTAATAAGGCCGATGAGAGCGTTAGCCTAAACGCCTTTAAACAGCCTAGAGCTTTCTACCTGATTTTCTCCATCGAACTATGGGAACGTTTTGGTTACTACGGCCTTCAGGGCATCATGGCCGTTTACCTGGTCAAAATGCTTGGAATGACCGAGGCCGACTCGATCACCCTGTTCTCTTCCTTCAGCGCACTGGTCTACGGCTTCGTTGCTATCGGTGGCTGGTTAGGCGATAAAGTTCTCGGCGCCAAACGCGTTATCGTGCTGGGTGCATTAGTCCTCGCCGTAGGTTATGCCTTAGTTGCCTTCTCAGGCCACGACATCACGTGGGTCTACGCAGGTATGGCAACTATCGCCGTAGGTAACGGCTTGTTCAAAGCCAACCCATCTTCTCTGCTGTCAACTTGCTATGAGAAAAACGATCCGCGTTTGGACGGTGCATTTACTATGTACTATATGTCCATCAACATCGGTTCCTTCTTCTCAATGCTGGCAACCCCTTGGTTGGCTGCAAAGTATGGCTGGAACGTCGCATTCTCACTGAGCGTTGTGGGTATGCTGATCACGCTGGTTAACTTCATGATGTGCCGTCGCTGGGTTAAGAACCAAGGTTCTAAACCTGACTTTGAGTCTCTGAAGTTACACAAACTGCTGATGACCTTAGTGGGCATCGTCGTGCTGATCGGTGTTTCTTACTGGCTGCTGCATAACCAAATCGTTGCTCGCTGGGCGCTGGCAGTGATTTCTCTGGGTATCGTTCTGGTATTCGCTAAAGAGACTTTCGCCCTGCACGGTGCTGCTCGTCGTAAGATGATCGTTGCTTTCCTGCTGATGCTGGAAGCCGTTGTCTTCTTCGTTCTGTATAGCCAGATGCCAACGTCTCTGAACTTCTTCGCAATTCACAACGTTGAGCACTCTATTCTGGGTATCGCGTTTGAGCCAGAGCAGTATCAGGCACTGAACCCATTCTGGATCATGGTAGCTAGCCCAATTCTGGCGGCGGTGTATAACAAGATGGGTGACCGTCTGCCAATGCCGCACAAGTTCGCTATCGGTATGGTTCTGTGTTCCGGCGCATTCTTAGTGCTGCCATGGGGCGCAACCTTCGCCAACGAACAAGGCATCATGTCTGTAAACTGGCTGATCCTGAGCTATGCGCTGCAAAGTATCGGCGAGCTGATGATTTCTGGTCTGGGTCTGGCAATGGTTGCACAGTTGGTTCCACAGCGTCTGATGGGCTTCATCATGGGCTCTTGGTTCCTGACTACCGCTGCTGCTGCGCTGATTGCAGGTAAAGTTGCTGCGCTGACCGCTGTACCTTCTGACGTACCAGATGCTCACGCATCACTGGCTATCTATAGCCACGTGTTTATGCAGATTGGTATCGTAACGGCTGTTATCGCCGTGCTGATGATGCTGACCGCGCCTAAACTGAATCGTATGACTCAGAGCAGCGATGAAGAAGTCGCTCGCGAAGCTGCGACTGCTTAA
- a CDS encoding DUF2569 domain-containing protein, which yields MKTKRIGGWLVAPLAYMIVSLLSSSLMLIIFLMTIIQPASRSQLLSHSPTFSSQWMLSFAITVIIWAFTLFNLYLFGKRSRRFPKFFILWLLVMVLLALKSFAFSPVTDAAALRNMVMPLLAAAIFVPYIKRSSRVRDTFIEP from the coding sequence ATGAAAACAAAACGGATTGGTGGCTGGCTCGTTGCGCCGCTGGCTTACATGATTGTCTCCTTGCTGTCGTCGAGTCTGATGCTGATTATCTTTTTGATGACAATCATCCAGCCCGCGAGTCGCAGTCAGTTGCTTTCGCATAGCCCCACGTTCTCCAGCCAGTGGATGCTGTCGTTTGCCATTACCGTGATCATCTGGGCCTTCACGTTGTTTAATCTGTACCTTTTTGGCAAACGCTCTCGCCGCTTCCCTAAATTTTTCATTTTATGGCTGCTGGTTATGGTGCTTTTAGCGTTGAAATCCTTTGCGTTTTCTCCGGTTACCGACGCCGCGGCGTTACGTAACATGGTGATGCCGTTGTTGGCTGCCGCTATTTTTGTTCCTTATATCAAGCGCTCAAGCCGCGTACGCGATACGTTTATTGAGCCGTAA
- a CDS encoding electron transport complex subunit E: protein MSEAKTLLANGLWKNNSALVQLLGLCPLLAVSSTATNALGLGLATTLVLVFTNSAVSALRRWVPHEIRIPIYVMIIASVVSTVQMLINAYAFGLYQSLGIFIPLIVTNCIVIGRAEAYAAKNPVGLSAIDGLAMGLGATCALFVLGSLREICGNGTLFDGADLLLGSWAKSLRIEIFHTDTPFLLAMLPPGAFLGLGFLLALKYVIDQKMKARQAARQTVAPTLDNGSERAL from the coding sequence ATGAGTGAAGCCAAAACGCTGCTGGCAAATGGCCTGTGGAAGAATAACTCCGCGCTGGTTCAGTTGCTCGGCTTGTGTCCTTTGTTGGCGGTATCCTCTACCGCCACCAACGCGCTGGGCCTGGGGCTGGCAACCACGTTAGTGCTGGTTTTCACCAACAGCGCCGTTTCTGCCCTGCGCCGCTGGGTTCCGCACGAGATCCGTATTCCAATTTATGTGATGATCATCGCCTCGGTGGTGAGCACCGTGCAGATGCTGATCAACGCCTATGCCTTTGGGCTCTATCAGTCGTTGGGGATTTTCATCCCGCTTATCGTCACCAACTGTATCGTGATTGGCCGCGCCGAGGCTTACGCGGCTAAAAATCCGGTCGGTCTTTCTGCCATTGACGGTTTAGCAATGGGGCTGGGCGCAACCTGCGCGCTGTTCGTCTTGGGTTCGCTACGCGAAATCTGCGGCAACGGTACGCTGTTTGACGGCGCCGATTTATTGTTGGGCTCTTGGGCCAAATCATTACGCATTGAAATCTTCCACACCGATACGCCATTCCTACTGGCTATGCTGCCACCCGGCGCATTCTTGGGCCTAGGATTTTTGCTGGCGCTGAAGTATGTTATTGATCAGAAAATGAAAGCACGTCAGGCAGCGCGTCAAACGGTTGCTCCGACTCTCGATAATGGAAGTGAACGAGCACTATGA
- the rsxG gene encoding electron transport complex subunit RsxG, producing the protein MLSTMRRHGTTLALFAVLATGLTAVVNELTKDTIAHQAELQQKQLFDQVLPTEMYNNELQHECYVVTDKRLGSAAPHHLYLARKDGVPVAAAVESTAPDGYSGAIQLLVAADFSGKVLGVRVLEHHETPGLGDKIDARISDWINSFRNQTVHGDNDPRWFVKKDGGMFDQFTGATITPRAVVNEVRHTAVFLQENRERIESMPRCQITAGESN; encoded by the coding sequence ATGCTTTCAACTATGCGCCGCCATGGCACCACGCTGGCATTGTTTGCCGTATTAGCCACAGGTCTGACGGCGGTGGTGAATGAATTAACCAAAGACACCATTGCTCATCAGGCCGAACTACAGCAAAAACAATTATTTGATCAGGTTCTGCCAACCGAGATGTATAACAACGAACTGCAACATGAATGTTACGTTGTCACGGATAAGCGTCTTGGGTCTGCTGCACCGCACCATTTATATCTAGCACGCAAAGATGGCGTACCGGTGGCTGCCGCGGTTGAGTCTACGGCACCCGATGGCTATTCCGGAGCGATTCAACTGCTGGTTGCCGCTGATTTTTCCGGTAAGGTGTTGGGCGTACGCGTTTTAGAGCATCATGAAACGCCCGGTCTTGGGGATAAAATTGATGCCCGAATTTCTGACTGGATTAACAGCTTCCGTAATCAAACCGTTCACGGTGATAATGACCCACGCTGGTTTGTGAAAAAAGACGGCGGCATGTTTGATCAGTTTACCGGTGCCACCATTACGCCACGCGCGGTCGTCAATGAAGTTCGCCATACGGCGGTTTTCTTACAAGAGAACCGCGAACGTATTGAATCCATGCCACGCTGCCAGATAACAGCAGGAGAAAGTAACTGA
- the rsxC gene encoding electron transport complex subunit RsxC has protein sequence MFNLFAALKKDKLWDFKGGIHPPEMKHPSSHVPLRHVSLPPMLIIPVQQHIGPEGELLVKVGQHVMKGQPLTRGTGRMLPVHASTSGVISAISPQITAHPSGLRETCVTLIPDNQDRWGELHPVADYRAESPLALTELIHQAGIAGLGGAGFPTGNKLEGGYGKVETLIINAAECEPYITADDRLMREHAAEIITGCEILRHILSPQRTLIGIEDNKPEAIAALKLALQGHDDIKLRVIPTKYPSGGAKQLTKILTGMEVPFGKHSASIGVLMQNVGTVYAIKRAIIDGEPLIERVVTLTGELMKKPGNVWARLGTPVKHLLQAGEFEAQNRSPMVIMGGPLMGFTLAYLNVPIVKISNCILAPSKSEFDEASEEQACIRCSQCADACPAGLLPQQLYWFSRGQEHEKARQHHLFDCIECGACAYVCPSSIPLVQYYRQEKAEIKAADQEAARAAQAKERFEARQARLEREKAARELRHKQAAVKVTETDQSAVQAAVARVKQRQEQQNGISSIHPFNNDQEDNSIRAAREARKALARERKQENVSQPETEADPRKAAVAAALARVKAKKAAQANTAEGATTADENIVVPTDVAEDPRKAAVAAAIARAKAKKANVTSAVEQAETTVEADPRKAAVAAAIARAKAKKAAQAQETDTVSAPSNEGIDTQQDPRKAAVAAAIARVKAKQAAQKSAAVNEE, from the coding sequence ATGTTTAATCTGTTTGCAGCGCTGAAAAAAGACAAGTTGTGGGACTTCAAAGGCGGCATTCATCCGCCTGAAATGAAGCACCCATCCAGCCATGTTCCGCTGCGCCATGTTTCGCTGCCGCCGATGTTGATTATTCCCGTTCAGCAACATATCGGGCCGGAAGGTGAACTGTTAGTCAAGGTCGGCCAGCACGTCATGAAAGGTCAGCCGCTCACGCGCGGCACAGGTCGCATGCTGCCGGTTCACGCTTCTACTTCAGGGGTGATTAGCGCCATCTCGCCTCAGATCACCGCGCACCCGTCGGGCCTGCGCGAAACCTGTGTTACCCTCATTCCCGATAATCAAGACCGCTGGGGAGAGTTGCATCCGGTCGCGGATTACCGCGCAGAGTCACCGCTAGCCCTCACTGAGCTTATCCATCAGGCGGGTATTGCAGGCTTAGGCGGTGCGGGCTTTCCGACTGGGAACAAATTGGAAGGCGGCTACGGCAAAGTTGAAACGCTGATTATCAACGCCGCCGAGTGCGAGCCCTATATCACCGCCGACGATCGTCTGATGCGTGAACATGCCGCTGAAATCATCACCGGCTGCGAAATTCTGCGCCATATTTTGTCACCTCAGCGCACCCTGATTGGTATTGAAGATAACAAGCCGGAAGCCATCGCGGCGCTGAAGCTCGCATTGCAAGGCCACGACGATATCAAACTGCGGGTAATCCCGACTAAATACCCTTCCGGCGGTGCCAAACAGCTCACCAAAATTCTCACAGGGATGGAAGTGCCTTTTGGCAAACACTCCGCTTCTATCGGCGTTTTAATGCAAAACGTCGGAACGGTGTATGCGATCAAACGCGCCATTATCGACGGTGAGCCGTTGATTGAACGCGTGGTCACGCTTACCGGTGAATTGATGAAAAAACCGGGCAACGTGTGGGCTCGCTTAGGCACGCCGGTTAAACATCTTTTGCAGGCCGGTGAATTTGAAGCTCAGAACCGCTCGCCGATGGTGATTATGGGCGGCCCATTGATGGGCTTTACCCTCGCCTATCTCAATGTGCCGATTGTTAAAATCAGCAACTGCATTTTAGCACCGTCAAAAAGTGAGTTTGACGAAGCCAGTGAAGAGCAGGCCTGCATTCGCTGTAGCCAATGCGCCGATGCCTGCCCTGCGGGTCTTTTACCACAGCAGCTTTATTGGTTTAGCCGTGGTCAAGAACATGAGAAAGCGCGCCAGCATCATCTGTTCGATTGCATCGAATGCGGCGCCTGCGCCTACGTTTGCCCAAGCAGCATTCCGCTGGTGCAGTACTACCGCCAAGAGAAGGCTGAAATTAAAGCCGCCGATCAGGAAGCCGCACGAGCCGCTCAGGCGAAAGAGCGCTTCGAAGCTCGTCAGGCGCGTTTAGAACGTGAAAAAGCCGCTCGAGAACTGCGCCATAAACAGGCCGCGGTGAAAGTGACCGAAACCGACCAAAGTGCGGTACAGGCTGCGGTAGCGCGCGTCAAACAGCGTCAGGAACAGCAAAACGGTATCAGCTCAATTCATCCGTTTAACAACGATCAGGAAGATAACAGCATTCGCGCAGCTCGTGAGGCGCGTAAAGCCTTGGCTCGCGAACGTAAGCAGGAAAATGTTTCTCAACCTGAAACCGAAGCCGATCCGCGTAAGGCAGCCGTTGCCGCCGCGCTCGCTCGCGTTAAGGCCAAAAAAGCCGCTCAGGCGAATACCGCTGAAGGTGCTACGACGGCCGATGAGAATATCGTTGTTCCTACTGACGTTGCTGAAGATCCACGCAAAGCCGCCGTTGCGGCCGCTATCGCGCGCGCCAAAGCGAAAAAAGCGAATGTCACTTCTGCTGTGGAGCAAGCAGAAACTACCGTTGAGGCCGATCCGCGTAAGGCCGCTGTGGCCGCGGCGATTGCGCGCGCTAAAGCAAAAAAAGCGGCTCAGGCTCAAGAAACCGATACGGTTTCAGCGCCATCTAATGAAGGCATTGATACCCAACAAGACCCACGCAAGGCCGCCGTTGCAGCCGCCATTGCCCGTGTAAAAGCGAAACAGGCCGCGCAGAAATCCGCCGCGGTTAACGAGGAATAA
- the nth gene encoding endonuclease III gives MNQEKRTLILKRLQENNPHPTTELAYSSNFELLISVLLSAQATDVSVNKATALLYPVANTPAALLELGVDGIKQYIKTIGLYNSKAENIVKTCRILLDEHNGEVPENRAALEALPGVGRKTANVVLNTAFGWPTIAVDTHIFRVCNRTSFAPGKNVDEVEAKLLKVVPKEFKLDCHHWLILHGRYTCIARKPRCGSCIIEDLCEFKEKVYPES, from the coding sequence ATGAATCAGGAAAAGCGCACGCTGATCCTCAAGCGGCTACAAGAGAATAATCCTCATCCCACCACTGAATTGGCCTACAGCTCAAATTTCGAGTTGCTGATTTCCGTGCTGCTATCGGCGCAGGCTACCGATGTGAGCGTAAACAAAGCAACGGCGTTGTTATATCCGGTGGCAAATACCCCTGCGGCGCTGCTCGAACTGGGCGTTGATGGCATCAAGCAGTACATCAAAACCATCGGCTTGTATAATAGCAAAGCAGAAAATATCGTTAAGACCTGCCGGATCCTGCTTGATGAGCATAATGGTGAAGTGCCAGAAAACCGCGCTGCGCTTGAAGCTCTGCCCGGCGTTGGCCGCAAAACAGCCAACGTGGTGCTCAACACCGCCTTTGGTTGGCCAACAATTGCCGTAGATACGCATATATTCCGCGTGTGTAACCGCACCAGTTTTGCTCCGGGAAAAAACGTTGATGAAGTCGAAGCCAAGCTGTTAAAAGTCGTCCCGAAAGAGTTCAAGCTTGATTGTCATCACTGGTTAATTTTGCACGGCCGCTACACCTGTATTGCGCGCAAGCCGCGCTGTGGCTCATGCATCATCGAAGATCTGTGTGAGTTTAAAGAAAAAGTTTATCCCGAATCCTAA
- the rsxD gene encoding electron transport complex subunit RsxD — MAFRIASSPFTHNQQSTQRIMLWVIFACIPGIAAQAYFFGYGNLIQCALAIVTALLTEALVLRLRHRNVAKTLGDNSALLTALLLGISLPPLAPWWMVVLGTVFAIVIAKQLYGGLGQNPFNPAMIGYVVLLISFPVQMTTWLPPESLMSAPLNVNDTLLLIFSGHTADGTVIHQLIQTADGISQATPLDSFKTSLRSGHDVAEILRQPIYQGEFAGLGWQWVNAGFLLGGIVLLLRGVIHWQIPVSFIVALAACSALGGYFSPESAVPPMLELFSGATMLGAFFIATDPVTASTTPRGRLIFGGLIGALVWIIRTYGGYPDGVAFAVLLANITVPLIDHYTKPRAYGHR; from the coding sequence ATGGCTTTTAGAATCGCCAGTTCACCCTTTACTCATAATCAGCAATCAACTCAGCGCATCATGCTATGGGTGATTTTTGCCTGTATCCCTGGCATTGCTGCTCAAGCCTATTTCTTTGGCTATGGCAATCTGATCCAATGCGCATTGGCCATTGTGACGGCGCTGCTGACCGAAGCGCTGGTTTTGCGCTTGCGTCATCGAAACGTAGCTAAAACCTTGGGTGATAATTCCGCCCTGCTGACGGCGTTGCTGCTGGGGATCAGTCTGCCTCCGCTTGCGCCTTGGTGGATGGTGGTATTAGGCACGGTCTTCGCCATCGTGATTGCCAAACAGCTGTACGGTGGTTTGGGGCAAAACCCGTTTAACCCTGCGATGATTGGCTATGTCGTTTTGCTGATTTCGTTCCCAGTGCAGATGACCACGTGGTTGCCGCCAGAGAGCTTGATGAGCGCCCCGCTGAATGTGAATGATACGCTGCTGCTTATTTTTAGCGGGCATACCGCTGACGGCACGGTCATCCATCAGCTGATTCAAACCGCCGACGGCATCAGCCAAGCCACGCCGTTAGACAGCTTTAAAACCAGTCTTCGCTCTGGCCATGACGTGGCTGAAATTCTGCGTCAGCCAATTTATCAAGGCGAATTTGCCGGTTTAGGTTGGCAGTGGGTAAATGCCGGGTTCTTGCTGGGTGGTATCGTGTTACTGCTGCGCGGTGTGATCCATTGGCAGATCCCTGTGAGCTTCATTGTGGCCTTAGCGGCATGCTCGGCTCTCGGCGGTTATTTCTCTCCTGAAAGCGCAGTGCCGCCGATGTTAGAGCTGTTCTCCGGCGCAACCATGCTGGGGGCTTTCTTTATTGCTACCGATCCAGTGACGGCATCCACCACACCGCGCGGGCGTTTGATTTTTGGTGGGTTGATTGGCGCATTAGTGTGGATTATCCGTACCTATGGTGGCTATCCAGACGGCGTGGCCTTTGCCGTGCTGCTGGCGAATATCACCGTACCGCTAATCGATCACTACACCAAACCACGCGCTTACGGACATCGCTAA
- the rsxA gene encoding electron transport complex subunit RsxA, producing MTDYLLLLVGTVLVNNFVLVKFLGLCPFMGVSKKLETAIGMGLATTFVLTLASVCAWAVNEFILVPLALGYLRTLTFILVIAVVVQFTELVVRKTSPALYRLLGIFLPLITTNCAVLGVALLNVNQSHNFMQSAVYGFSAAAGFSLVMVLFAAIRERLAVADVPAPFRGSSIALITAGLMSLAFMGFTGLVKF from the coding sequence ATGACCGATTATTTGCTGTTACTGGTCGGTACCGTTCTGGTCAATAACTTTGTTTTAGTTAAGTTTCTCGGCTTATGTCCATTTATGGGCGTATCTAAAAAGCTGGAAACGGCCATTGGTATGGGGCTGGCAACCACCTTTGTACTCACCCTCGCCTCTGTTTGTGCGTGGGCAGTTAACGAATTCATTCTGGTGCCGCTGGCGCTAGGATATTTGCGTACCTTAACCTTTATCTTAGTGATTGCGGTCGTAGTGCAGTTCACCGAGCTGGTGGTGCGTAAAACGAGCCCTGCGCTGTATCGACTGCTCGGTATCTTCCTGCCGCTGATTACAACCAACTGCGCCGTACTTGGCGTGGCGCTGCTTAACGTCAACCAGTCGCATAACTTTATGCAATCTGCTGTTTATGGCTTTAGCGCCGCCGCAGGCTTCTCGCTGGTAATGGTACTGTTCGCCGCAATTCGCGAACGTTTGGCCGTGGCTGACGTGCCCGCGCCGTTCCGCGGTTCTTCTATTGCACTGATTACCGCCGGACTGATGTCCCTTGCGTTTATGGGCTTTACCGGGTTGGTGAAATTCTAA